A region from the Aegilops tauschii subsp. strangulata cultivar AL8/78 chromosome 5, Aet v6.0, whole genome shotgun sequence genome encodes:
- the LOC109760029 gene encoding putative HVA22-like protein g isoform X1 — protein MLGGVLSKTLLLLFGYAMPAFECFKTVEARPNDAHMLRFWCQYWIIVAMVIAFESLISWVPMYGEIKLAFFVYLWYPKTKGSDVVYDTFLRPIVMQYEPNIEQRLLHLRAKSGQLLSFYVKNCADKGTAFFMDVLHYVVSDKAEGSNLEQRNKKSIWSPFATKRRPPSPPQESLFDNPDAAVVAEVLRATINPKPRRAHNDKDY, from the exons ATGTTGGGGGGCGTCCTGTCCAAGACCCTGCT GCTGCTGTTCGGGTACGCGATGCCGGCGTTCGAGTGCTTCAAGACGGTGGAGGCGCGCCCCAACGACGCGCACATGCTCCGCTTCTGGTGCCAGTACTG GATTATTGTGGCCATGGTGATAGCCTTTGAGAGCCTCATCTCTTG GGTGCCAATGTATGGAGAAATTAAGCTTGCTTTCTTTGTTTACCTATGGTACCCCAAAACAaag GGCAGTGATGTTGTATATGACACCTTTCTTCGGCCCATTGTGATGCAATATGAACCAAACATTGAGCAGAGGTTACTGCATCTGAGGGCAAAGTCTGGGCAGTTACTTAGCTTCTATGTTAAGAACTGTGCTGACAAAGGGACGGCATTCTTCATGGACGTCTTGCATTATGTGGTCTCTGACAAGGCCGAAGGATCAAATCTAGAG CAGAGGAACAAGAAGTCTATCTGGAGTCCCTTTGCGACTAAACGTCGGCCGCCATCGCCACCGCAGGAATCTCTCTTTGACAACCCTGATGCCGCAGTTGTCGCTGAAGTTCTGCGCGCGACCATCAACCCCAAGCCCCGGCGAGCTCATAATGACAAGGACTATTAG
- the LOC109760029 gene encoding putative HVA22-like protein g isoform X2, with the protein MLGGVLSKTLLLLFGYAMPAFECFKTVEARPNDAHMLRFWCQYWIIVAMVIAFESLISWVPMYGEIKLAFFVYLWYPKTKGSDVVYDTFLRPIVMQYEPNIEQRLLHLRAKSGQLLSFYVKNCADKGTAFFMDVLHYVVSDKAEGSNLERNKKSIWSPFATKRRPPSPPQESLFDNPDAAVVAEVLRATINPKPRRAHNDKDY; encoded by the exons ATGTTGGGGGGCGTCCTGTCCAAGACCCTGCT GCTGCTGTTCGGGTACGCGATGCCGGCGTTCGAGTGCTTCAAGACGGTGGAGGCGCGCCCCAACGACGCGCACATGCTCCGCTTCTGGTGCCAGTACTG GATTATTGTGGCCATGGTGATAGCCTTTGAGAGCCTCATCTCTTG GGTGCCAATGTATGGAGAAATTAAGCTTGCTTTCTTTGTTTACCTATGGTACCCCAAAACAaag GGCAGTGATGTTGTATATGACACCTTTCTTCGGCCCATTGTGATGCAATATGAACCAAACATTGAGCAGAGGTTACTGCATCTGAGGGCAAAGTCTGGGCAGTTACTTAGCTTCTATGTTAAGAACTGTGCTGACAAAGGGACGGCATTCTTCATGGACGTCTTGCATTATGTGGTCTCTGACAAGGCCGAAGGATCAAATCTAGAG AGGAACAAGAAGTCTATCTGGAGTCCCTTTGCGACTAAACGTCGGCCGCCATCGCCACCGCAGGAATCTCTCTTTGACAACCCTGATGCCGCAGTTGTCGCTGAAGTTCTGCGCGCGACCATCAACCCCAAGCCCCGGCGAGCTCATAATGACAAGGACTATTAG
- the LOC109760030 gene encoding uncharacterized protein, giving the protein MPSAALAATPDSPSPSPSPHHYRGRLRSPLANGGTKGNFELRHWRTPLKRAPSCPPPGIEIPSNDDDGSGNGYTSLRDILASPRYAGAGGSPAACVIGGAGSCGDIHMIRHPLVKHAAYAYLQMTPSAREDPTRRNRRWRGPLCRLLFGCLSFIGALFRP; this is encoded by the coding sequence ATGCCATCGGCAGCGCTGGCTGCCACGCCGGACtctccgtcgccgtcgccgtcgccgcaccACTACCGCGGCCGGTTGCGCTCGCCGCTGGCAAACGGCGGCACCAAGGGGAACTTCGAGCTCCGGCACTGGCGCACGCCGCTCAAGCGGGCTCCGTCGTGCCCCCCGCCGGGGATCGAGATACCCAGCAACGACGACGATGGCAGCGGGAACGGGTACACCAGCCTCCGGGACATCCTAGCGTCGCCTCGGTACGCGGGGGCGGGGGGCTCGCCGGCGGCCTGCGTCATCGGTGGCGCCGGCAGCTGTGGAGACATACACATGATACGCCACCCGCTGGTAAAACACGCGGCGTACGCGTACCTGCAGATgacgccgtcggcgagggaggacCCAACCCGCCGGAACCGGCGCTGGCGCGGCCCGCTCTGCCGCCTCCTGTTCGGCTGCCTCAGCTTCATCGGCGCACTCTTCCGGCCGTGA